A portion of the Ricinus communis isolate WT05 ecotype wild-type chromosome 10, ASM1957865v1, whole genome shotgun sequence genome contains these proteins:
- the LOC8286343 gene encoding omega-3 fatty acid desaturase, chloroplastic — MASWVISECGLKPLSQPQKFSRTRTGVVSNSNFSKPRFLHISKSTNAATDLKKLPFVSFSREKTWGAKVSAPYRSASIEDEEEKNGSIGIEKEEAEFDPGAPPPFKLSDIRAAIPKHCWIKNSWRSMSYVVRDVAVVFGLAAAAAYLNNWVVWPLYWAAQGTMFWALFVLGHDCGHGSFSNNNKLNSVVGHLLHSSILVPYHGWRISHRTHHQNHGHVENDESWHPLSEKIFRNLDGITRTLRFSLPFPMLAYPFYLWSRSPGKTGSHFHPDSDLFVKNERKDVITSTVCWTAMVALLVGLSFVMGPIQLLKLYGIPYWVFVMWLDSVTYMHHHGHEDKLPWYRGKEWSYLRGGLTTLDRDYGWINNIHHDIGTHVIHHLFPQIPHYHLIEATEAAKPVLGKYYREPKKSGLLPFHLIEDLIRSLKKDHYVSDTGDVLYYQTDPQLSGTSSE, encoded by the exons ATGGCGAGTTGGGTTATATCAGAATGTGGCTTAAAGCCTCTTTCTCAACCTCAAAAATTTTCCAGAACCAGAACTGGTGTTGTCTCTAACAGCAATTTTTCAAAGCCTAGGTTTTTACACATAAGCAAGAGTACTAATGCTGCTACAGATCTAAAAAAGCTTCCTTTTGTTAGTTTTTCTAGAGAGAAAACTTGGGGTGCTAAAGTGAGTGCTCCATATAGAAGTGCATCAATAGAAgatgaggaagaaaagaaTGGCAGTATTggaattgaaaaagaagaagctgaATTTGACCCGGGTGCACCACCTCCATTCAAATTGTCTGATATTAGAGCTGCTATACCAAAGCAttgctggattaagaattcatGGAGGTCAATGAGTTATGTTGTTAGGGATGTTGCTGTTGTTTTTGGTTtagctgctgctgctgcttaTCTCAATAATTGGGTTGTTTGGCCTTTGTATTGGGCTGCTCAAGGAACCATGTTTTGGGCTTTGTTTGTTCTTGGCCATGATTG TGGGCATGGAAgcttttcaaataataataagttaaatagTGTTGTTGGACATCTTCTTCATTCTTCAATTCTTGTACCTTATCATGGATG GAGAATCAGTCACAGGACTCACCATCAAAACCATGGACATGTTGAGAATGATGAATCATGGCATCCG TTGTCTGAGAAAATCTTTAGGAATTTGGATGGCATTACCAGGACACTGCGTTTCAGTCTACCTTTCCCAATGCTTGCATATCCTTTCTATCTT TGGAGCAGAAGCCCTGGAAAAACTGGCTCTCACTTCCATCCGGACAGTGACCTGTTTGTGAAGAATGAGAGGAAGGATGTGATTACTTCCACCGTATGCTGGACAGCCATGGTTGCTTTGCTTGTGGGTTTATCTTTTGTAATGGGTCCTATACAGTTGCTTAAGCTCTATGGAATTCCATACTGG GTTTTTGTTATGTGGCTGGACTCTGTGACATACATGCATCACCATGGTCATGAAGATAAACTTCCTTGGTACCGTGGAAAA GAATGGAGTTATCTGAGAGGAGGGCTTACGACACTTGATCGTGACTATGGCTGGATTAATAACATCCATCATGATATAGGGACCCATGTCATTCACCACCTCTTCCCCCAAATCCCACATTATCACTTAATTGAGGCA ACTGAAGCAGCCAAACCCGTGCTCGGAAAGTACTACCGGGAGCCAAAGAAATCAGGACTTTTACCTTTTCACCTAATTGAAGATTTAATAAGAAGCTTGAAGAAAGACCACTACGTTAGCGACACTGGGGATGTTTTGTACTATCAAACTGATCCTCAACTTAGTGGCACTTCATCAGAGTAA
- the LOC8286342 gene encoding selT-like protein, giving the protein MDRSQLLLLGLPIFLLFSDILNLFTVSPPPPKPTQHVHKIQSNHNHLLQQPQPQSQPLQFPTQKSSDVIGGAGGLTGIGNTVNIDFCASCSYRGTAMTMKNMLESQYPGINIVLANYPPSFPKRLLSKVVPVVQFGIIGLITAGEHIFPRLGFAVPPPWYYSLRANKFGSIASTWLFGNFIQSFLQSSGAFEVYFNGELVFSKLSENRFPGEIELRDLVGQKLAITRTVQ; this is encoded by the exons ATGGATCGATCTCAATTACTGCTATTAGGGTTACCAatctttctattattttcagaCATTTTAAATCTATTCACAGTATCACCGCCACCTCCAAAACCCACTCAACATGTTCATAAAATCCAATCCAATCACAATCATCTTCTCCAACAACCCCAGCCCCAGTCCCAACCCcttcaatttccaactcag AAATCATCAGACGTTATTGGAGGAGCAGGAGGCCTTACTGGCATTGGaaacactgttaatattgaCTTCTGCGCTTCTTGTTCTTACAG AGGAACTGCTATGACTATGAAAAACATGCTGGAATCACAATATCCAGGGATTAATATCGTTTTGGCAAACTATCCTCCCTCATTTCCAAAGCGCTTATTGAGCAAAGTTGTTCCAGTTGTTCAATTTGGAATCATTGGATTAATAACGGCAGGTGAACACATTTTTCCACGGTTAGGATTTGCAGTTCCACCTCCTTGGTACTACTCTTTACGTGCAAACAAGTTTGGAAGTATTGCAAGCACCTGGCTCTTTGGAAATTTCATCCAATCGTTCCTCCAGAGTTCTGGTGCTTTCGAAGTATATTTCAATGGTGAACtg GTTTTCTCCAAGCTGTCAGAAAACAGGTTTCCTGGTGAGATTGAGCTGAGGGATCTTGTTGGCCAAAAACTTGCTATAACAAGAACTGTTCAGTGA
- the LOC8286346 gene encoding uncharacterized protein LOC8286346 isoform X2, giving the protein MSVVKYDADNAKLLRLPYNIPSNQLNEVAGFPSSDHQPIVGLLPHPCSSGNRVLIAYENGLMVLWDVSEARILFVGGSKDLQLKDGNVDSQSGPHTNLQDNASNDQLQDKEISALCWASSNGSILAVGYVDGDILFWKTSTDSSIRGQQNESSSSNIVKLRLSSAERRLPVIVLHWSASNRSSNGCDGHLFIYGGDEIGAEEVLTVLTLEWSSRTETLRCTGRADITLTGSFADMILSPSAGSTGGSHKAAVFVLTNPGKLHLYDEASLSVLLSQQEKERSVSAVEFPAMIPMADPSLTLAKFTVLPACTNLSKVLSEMALVKKQGTTLAPTGGIKWPLTGGVPAYLSSANKSSIERLYIAGYEDGSVRFWNASCPVLSPICVIEGKVEGVEVAGFSSPVSSLDFCPLTLTLAVGNKHGVVRIYNLSSNSTEKNFHLVTQNKNEIHILPQGKRPHCRAVFSLLTSPIHVLQFPSSGEKLAIGFEYGRVAVLDMCSLTVLFFTDCLSSSSSPVISLTWLKYESIGSLLKTPKHSETNTPMNPEDEVIFSSTKDGFLNIINGCSGSMISSSPWHLKKKSYPKKKIIAISMFVIEDSSPVSVSTNGKQAEESFQDMATHSVEPRDKTISTDTGSHSSKHASSAGATLTTGRLMDPLILLCCEDSLSLYSAKNVIQGNSKSISKVKHTNPCCWVSTFKKDEKVCGLILLFQTGVIEIRSFLDFELVKESSLMSILRWNFKANMEKMITSDNEHIALANGCELAFISLLYDETGLRIPESFPCLHDDVLAAAADAAISFSSDQKKKQGTKPGILGGIVKGFKSEKIERTLDFTPTAQSNFRHLEDIFLKSPFPGLLPTGTDNQELELNIDDIEIDESPLATGTSSQEVKSRKDKGTEREQLLGKADDMQPRLRTPEEIIAQYRKVGDASSVAAHARNKLVERQEKLERISRRTAELQNGAEDFASLADELVKAMENRKWWQI; this is encoded by the exons ATGTCTGTAGTGAAGTATGACGCTGATAATGCTAAGCTTTTACGGTTGCCATATAACATACCTTCAAACCAGTTAAatg AAGTGGCTGGATTTCCATCATCTGATCACCAACCTATTGTGGGACTTCTTCCTCATCCATGTTCTTCTGGAAATAG AGTGCTGATTGCATATGAAAATGGACTGATGGTTCTTTGGGATGTTTCTGAAGCTCGGATTCTTTTTGTTGGAGGTAGTAAGGATCTTCAATTGAAGGATGGAAATGTTGATTCCCAAAGTGGGCCACATACTAATCTTCAAGACAACGCATCTAACGATCAATTACAAGACAAAGAGATAAGTGCTCTTTGCTGGGCATCTTCCAATGGGTCCATTCTTGCAGTTGGATATGTAGATGGAGATATCTTGTTTTGGAAAACATCAACTGATTCCTCAATTAGAGGTCAACAAAATGAATCCTCAAGCAGCAATATTGTTAAGCTGCGATTATCATCTGCTGAGAGGAGACTACCTGTTATTGTCTTACACTGGTCTGCCAGCAATAGATCTAGTAATGGTTGTGATGGTCATCTGTTTATTTATGGTGGTGATGAAATAGGAGCTGAAGAAGTTCTGACG GTTTTAACACTAGAATGGTCATCTAGGACAGAGACATTAAGATGTACAGGTCGTGCTGACATCACACTCACTGGCTCTTTTGCTGACATGATTTTGTCTCCAAGTGCTGGGTCAACAGGGGGTAGTCACAAAGCTGCTGTATTTGTATTGACAAATCCCGGAAAGTTGCATCTTTATGATGAAGCTAGCTTATCTGTCTTGTTATCTCAGCAAGAGAAGGAAAGATCTGTCTCTGCTGTAGAGTTTCCTGCAATGATACCTATGGCTGATCCATCCTTGACTCTTGCAAAATTCACTGTGCTGCCTGCATGCACAAACTTGTCAAAAGTCCTATCTGAG ATGGCCTTAGTTAAAAAACAAGGCACCACCCTTGCCCCAACCGGTGGTATTAAGTGGCCTTTGACTGGGGGTGTACCTGCCTATTTGTCCTCGGCAAATAAAAGTAGTATTGAAAGATTGTATATAGCAGGTTATGAAGACGGATCTGTTCGGTTTTGGAATGCCTCATGTCCTGTCCTATCACCTATTTGTGTTATAGAAGGCAAG GTGGAAGGTGTAGAAGTTGCTGGCTTTAGTTCTCCGGTATCAAGTCTGGACTTCTGTCCTCTTACCTTAACTTTGGCAGTTGGCAATAAGCATGGGGTG GTTCGTATTTATAACCTCAGCAGCAACTCAACTGAGAAGAATTTTCACCTTGTGACacagaataaaaatgaaa TTCACATTCTGCCTCAAGGGAAAAGACCTCACTGTAGAGCGGTTTTTTCTCTCCTTACATCCCCGATTCATGTACTACAGTTTCCAAGTTCTGGAGAAAAACTTGCCATAGGTTTTGAATACGGTCGG GTGGCAGTCCTTGACATGTGTTCATTAACAGTTCTGTTCTTCACGGACTGTCTTTCTAGCTCTAGCTCTCCAGTCATTTCACTGACCTGGTTGAAATATGAAAGCATTGGTAGCCTTTTAAAAACACCAAAGCATTCAGAAACTAATACTCCTATGAATCCTGAAGATGAAGTCATTTTTTCCTCAACCAAGGATGGCTTCCTTAACATTATTAATGGTTGTAGTGGTAGCATGATCAGCTCTAGTCCCTGGcacctgaaaaagaaatcatatccgaaaaagaaaataattgctATTTCGATGTTTGTTATAG AGGACAGTAGTCCAGTCTCTGTCTCGACAAATGGAAAGCAGGCAGAGGAGTCTTTCCAGGATATGGCTACACATAGTGTTGAGCCAAGGGATAAAACTATTTCAACAGACACCGGCTCACATAGCAGCAAGCACGCTTCCTCTGCAGGTGCCACGCTCACCACAGGCAGATTAATGGATCCACTTATTCTGCTATGTTGTGAAGATTCATTGAGCTTGTACTCTGCAAAGAATGTGATTCAG gGAAACAGTAAATCCATTTCCAAAGTGAAACACACAAACCCTTGCTGTTGGGTTTCAACTTTTAAGAAAGATGAAAAAGTTTGTGGACTGATCTTGCTGTTTCAGACTGGAGTAATTGAAATCAG ATCCTTTCTGGATTTTGAATTGGTGAAAGAAAGCTCCTTAATGTCAATTCTTAGGTGGAACTTCAAAGCAAACATGGAGAAAATGATTACTTCGGACAATGAGCACATTGCATTG GCAAATGGATGCGAGTTGGCTTTTATCTCGCTACTATATGATGAAACTGGTTTAAG GATCCCAGAGTCATTTCCGTGTCTTCATGATGATGTCCTTGCTGCCGCTGCAGATGCTGCCATTAGTTTCTCATCAGACCAGAAGAAAAAGCAG GGTACTAAACCCGGAATTCTAGGTGGTATTGTCAAAGGCTTTAAGTCAGAAAAAATAGAGCGGACTCTGGATTTTACTCCAACAGCGCAGTCCAATTTTAGACACCTAGAGGACATTTTCTTGAAGTCCCCATTCCCAGGCTTACTTCCAACAGGCACTGATAATCAGGAATTGGAGCTTAATATAG ATGATATTGAGATAGATGAATCTCCTCTAGCCACAGGAACTTCATCACAGGAAGTGAAAAGCAGAAAAG ATAAGGGTACGGAAAGGGAACAGTTATTGGGCAAGGCTGATGATATGCAACCCAGACTTAGGACACCTGAAGAAATTATAGCTCAATATAGAAAAGTTGGG GATGCCTCGTCGGTTGCTGCGCATGCAAGAAACAAGCTTGTGGAAAGGCAAGAAAAGCTGGAG AGAATCAGTAGGCGCACTGCAGAGCTGCAAAACGGAGCTGAAGACTTTGCATCATTAGCGGATGAGCTAGTTAAGGCAATGGAGAATAGAAAATGGTGGCAAATATGA
- the LOC8286346 gene encoding uncharacterized protein LOC8286346 isoform X1, whose protein sequence is MIAAKRLIQKAVHHHHHQQLDVQRGNLKSTDLDLHISVHYGVPSTASLLAFDSIQRLLAIATLDGRIKVIGGDGIEGIFISPKQLPYKNLEFLQNRGFLVSISNENDIEVWNLKSRCLKCCLQWEKNITAFSVISGSYLMYIGDEYGLMSVVKYDADNAKLLRLPYNIPSNQLNEVAGFPSSDHQPIVGLLPHPCSSGNRVLIAYENGLMVLWDVSEARILFVGGSKDLQLKDGNVDSQSGPHTNLQDNASNDQLQDKEISALCWASSNGSILAVGYVDGDILFWKTSTDSSIRGQQNESSSSNIVKLRLSSAERRLPVIVLHWSASNRSSNGCDGHLFIYGGDEIGAEEVLTVLTLEWSSRTETLRCTGRADITLTGSFADMILSPSAGSTGGSHKAAVFVLTNPGKLHLYDEASLSVLLSQQEKERSVSAVEFPAMIPMADPSLTLAKFTVLPACTNLSKVLSEMALVKKQGTTLAPTGGIKWPLTGGVPAYLSSANKSSIERLYIAGYEDGSVRFWNASCPVLSPICVIEGKVEGVEVAGFSSPVSSLDFCPLTLTLAVGNKHGVVRIYNLSSNSTEKNFHLVTQNKNEIHILPQGKRPHCRAVFSLLTSPIHVLQFPSSGEKLAIGFEYGRVAVLDMCSLTVLFFTDCLSSSSSPVISLTWLKYESIGSLLKTPKHSETNTPMNPEDEVIFSSTKDGFLNIINGCSGSMISSSPWHLKKKSYPKKKIIAISMFVIEDSSPVSVSTNGKQAEESFQDMATHSVEPRDKTISTDTGSHSSKHASSAGATLTTGRLMDPLILLCCEDSLSLYSAKNVIQGNSKSISKVKHTNPCCWVSTFKKDEKVCGLILLFQTGVIEIRSFLDFELVKESSLMSILRWNFKANMEKMITSDNEHIALANGCELAFISLLYDETGLRIPESFPCLHDDVLAAAADAAISFSSDQKKKQGTKPGILGGIVKGFKSEKIERTLDFTPTAQSNFRHLEDIFLKSPFPGLLPTGTDNQELELNIDDIEIDESPLATGTSSQEVKSRKDKGTEREQLLGKADDMQPRLRTPEEIIAQYRKVGDASSVAAHARNKLVERQEKLERISRRTAELQNGAEDFASLADELVKAMENRKWWQI, encoded by the exons ATGATTGCCGCTAAGCGACTGATACAGAAAGCTGtacaccaccaccaccaccagcaG CTGGACGTGCAACGTGGCAACTTGAAATCGACGGACTTGGATTTACATATTTCTGTTCACTACGGTGTCCCTTCTACGGCGTCGCTTCTTGCTTTTGACTCTATTCAGCGTCTATTAGCCATTGCAACACT AGATGGGCGAATTAAAGTTATTGGTGGCGATGGAATTGAAGGAATTTTTATATCCCCGAAGCAATTGCCTTATAAAAACTTAGag TTTCTGCAAAACCGTGGTTTCTTAGTTAGCATTTCAAATGAGAATGATATTGAG GTGTGGAATCTGAAGAGCAGATGCCTGAAATGTTGTTTGCAAtgggaaaaaaatattactgcATTCTCTGTAATCAGTGGCTCCTACCTCAT GTATATTGGAGATGAATATGGTTTGATGTCTGTAGTGAAGTATGACGCTGATAATGCTAAGCTTTTACGGTTGCCATATAACATACCTTCAAACCAGTTAAatg AAGTGGCTGGATTTCCATCATCTGATCACCAACCTATTGTGGGACTTCTTCCTCATCCATGTTCTTCTGGAAATAG AGTGCTGATTGCATATGAAAATGGACTGATGGTTCTTTGGGATGTTTCTGAAGCTCGGATTCTTTTTGTTGGAGGTAGTAAGGATCTTCAATTGAAGGATGGAAATGTTGATTCCCAAAGTGGGCCACATACTAATCTTCAAGACAACGCATCTAACGATCAATTACAAGACAAAGAGATAAGTGCTCTTTGCTGGGCATCTTCCAATGGGTCCATTCTTGCAGTTGGATATGTAGATGGAGATATCTTGTTTTGGAAAACATCAACTGATTCCTCAATTAGAGGTCAACAAAATGAATCCTCAAGCAGCAATATTGTTAAGCTGCGATTATCATCTGCTGAGAGGAGACTACCTGTTATTGTCTTACACTGGTCTGCCAGCAATAGATCTAGTAATGGTTGTGATGGTCATCTGTTTATTTATGGTGGTGATGAAATAGGAGCTGAAGAAGTTCTGACG GTTTTAACACTAGAATGGTCATCTAGGACAGAGACATTAAGATGTACAGGTCGTGCTGACATCACACTCACTGGCTCTTTTGCTGACATGATTTTGTCTCCAAGTGCTGGGTCAACAGGGGGTAGTCACAAAGCTGCTGTATTTGTATTGACAAATCCCGGAAAGTTGCATCTTTATGATGAAGCTAGCTTATCTGTCTTGTTATCTCAGCAAGAGAAGGAAAGATCTGTCTCTGCTGTAGAGTTTCCTGCAATGATACCTATGGCTGATCCATCCTTGACTCTTGCAAAATTCACTGTGCTGCCTGCATGCACAAACTTGTCAAAAGTCCTATCTGAG ATGGCCTTAGTTAAAAAACAAGGCACCACCCTTGCCCCAACCGGTGGTATTAAGTGGCCTTTGACTGGGGGTGTACCTGCCTATTTGTCCTCGGCAAATAAAAGTAGTATTGAAAGATTGTATATAGCAGGTTATGAAGACGGATCTGTTCGGTTTTGGAATGCCTCATGTCCTGTCCTATCACCTATTTGTGTTATAGAAGGCAAG GTGGAAGGTGTAGAAGTTGCTGGCTTTAGTTCTCCGGTATCAAGTCTGGACTTCTGTCCTCTTACCTTAACTTTGGCAGTTGGCAATAAGCATGGGGTG GTTCGTATTTATAACCTCAGCAGCAACTCAACTGAGAAGAATTTTCACCTTGTGACacagaataaaaatgaaa TTCACATTCTGCCTCAAGGGAAAAGACCTCACTGTAGAGCGGTTTTTTCTCTCCTTACATCCCCGATTCATGTACTACAGTTTCCAAGTTCTGGAGAAAAACTTGCCATAGGTTTTGAATACGGTCGG GTGGCAGTCCTTGACATGTGTTCATTAACAGTTCTGTTCTTCACGGACTGTCTTTCTAGCTCTAGCTCTCCAGTCATTTCACTGACCTGGTTGAAATATGAAAGCATTGGTAGCCTTTTAAAAACACCAAAGCATTCAGAAACTAATACTCCTATGAATCCTGAAGATGAAGTCATTTTTTCCTCAACCAAGGATGGCTTCCTTAACATTATTAATGGTTGTAGTGGTAGCATGATCAGCTCTAGTCCCTGGcacctgaaaaagaaatcatatccgaaaaagaaaataattgctATTTCGATGTTTGTTATAG AGGACAGTAGTCCAGTCTCTGTCTCGACAAATGGAAAGCAGGCAGAGGAGTCTTTCCAGGATATGGCTACACATAGTGTTGAGCCAAGGGATAAAACTATTTCAACAGACACCGGCTCACATAGCAGCAAGCACGCTTCCTCTGCAGGTGCCACGCTCACCACAGGCAGATTAATGGATCCACTTATTCTGCTATGTTGTGAAGATTCATTGAGCTTGTACTCTGCAAAGAATGTGATTCAG gGAAACAGTAAATCCATTTCCAAAGTGAAACACACAAACCCTTGCTGTTGGGTTTCAACTTTTAAGAAAGATGAAAAAGTTTGTGGACTGATCTTGCTGTTTCAGACTGGAGTAATTGAAATCAG ATCCTTTCTGGATTTTGAATTGGTGAAAGAAAGCTCCTTAATGTCAATTCTTAGGTGGAACTTCAAAGCAAACATGGAGAAAATGATTACTTCGGACAATGAGCACATTGCATTG GCAAATGGATGCGAGTTGGCTTTTATCTCGCTACTATATGATGAAACTGGTTTAAG GATCCCAGAGTCATTTCCGTGTCTTCATGATGATGTCCTTGCTGCCGCTGCAGATGCTGCCATTAGTTTCTCATCAGACCAGAAGAAAAAGCAG GGTACTAAACCCGGAATTCTAGGTGGTATTGTCAAAGGCTTTAAGTCAGAAAAAATAGAGCGGACTCTGGATTTTACTCCAACAGCGCAGTCCAATTTTAGACACCTAGAGGACATTTTCTTGAAGTCCCCATTCCCAGGCTTACTTCCAACAGGCACTGATAATCAGGAATTGGAGCTTAATATAG ATGATATTGAGATAGATGAATCTCCTCTAGCCACAGGAACTTCATCACAGGAAGTGAAAAGCAGAAAAG ATAAGGGTACGGAAAGGGAACAGTTATTGGGCAAGGCTGATGATATGCAACCCAGACTTAGGACACCTGAAGAAATTATAGCTCAATATAGAAAAGTTGGG GATGCCTCGTCGGTTGCTGCGCATGCAAGAAACAAGCTTGTGGAAAGGCAAGAAAAGCTGGAG AGAATCAGTAGGCGCACTGCAGAGCTGCAAAACGGAGCTGAAGACTTTGCATCATTAGCGGATGAGCTAGTTAAGGCAATGGAGAATAGAAAATGGTGGCAAATATGA